In Oceanobacillus sp. FSL K6-2867, one DNA window encodes the following:
- a CDS encoding cold shock domain-containing protein has translation MTGKVKWFNAEKGFGFIEREDGDDVFVHFSAIQAEGFKTLEEGQEVEFEIVEGNRGPQAANVTRL, from the coding sequence ATGACTGGTAAAGTAAAATGGTTTAATGCTGAAAAAGGTTTTGGTTTTATCGAGCGTGAAGATGGGGACGATGTATTCGTACATTTCTCAGCTATTCAAGCTGAAGGATTCAAAACGCTTGAAGAAGGTCAGGAAGTTGAGTTTGAAATCGTAGAAGGTAACCGCGGACCTCAGGCTGCTAACGTTACTCGTCTATAA
- a CDS encoding glutathione peroxidase, producing MTVFNYNAKTIQGDEKSLAEYSGNVLLIVNTASECGFTPQFQELQELYEKYNTKGVEILGFPCNQFGEQDPGTDTEIAQFCEKNYGVTFPMFSKVDVKGENAHPLFSYLTSEKKGLLTEQIKWNFTKFLIDKDGQVVDRFAPQKKPAALEKQIEALL from the coding sequence ATGACTGTTTTCAATTATAATGCAAAAACAATCCAAGGTGATGAGAAATCACTTGCTGAATATAGCGGGAATGTATTACTTATCGTTAATACCGCAAGCGAGTGTGGCTTCACGCCTCAATTTCAGGAGCTGCAAGAGTTATATGAAAAATACAATACAAAAGGGGTCGAAATTCTTGGTTTCCCCTGTAATCAATTCGGTGAACAAGATCCTGGTACAGATACAGAAATTGCCCAATTTTGCGAGAAAAACTATGGTGTTACTTTCCCAATGTTTAGCAAGGTCGATGTAAAAGGGGAAAACGCTCACCCGCTATTTTCTTATCTTACTTCGGAAAAAAAAGGCCTCTTAACAGAACAAATCAAATGGAATTTCACTAAATTTCTCATCGATAAGGATGGGCAAGTCGTTGATCGATTTGCTCCACAGAAAAAACCAGCAGCATTGGAAAAGCAAATCGAAGCGTTGCTGTAA
- a CDS encoding amino acid ABC transporter ATP-binding protein encodes MINTSNLSKTFGKNEVLKGISTTIKHGEVVAVIGPSGSGKSTFLRCLNLLEQPTSGEIHINDLNITAGKVDKLKIRKNIGMVFQHFHLFPHMTVLENVTYAPQKVKNLSKQEAKRLGKELLAKVGLTDKEDAYPNRLSGGQKQRVAIARALAMEPEIMLFDEPTSALDPEMVKEVLDVMKDLATTGMTMVIVTHEMNFAKEVADKVLFLDGGVLMEEGDPKEFFTNPKTNRAKDFLDKVL; translated from the coding sequence GTGATTAATACATCGAATTTATCTAAAACATTTGGAAAAAATGAAGTTCTAAAAGGTATCTCTACAACGATAAAGCATGGTGAAGTTGTTGCTGTTATTGGACCATCCGGGTCTGGTAAATCTACGTTTTTACGATGTTTGAATCTTTTGGAGCAGCCAACATCAGGTGAAATTCATATAAATGACTTAAATATTACAGCGGGTAAAGTGGATAAATTAAAAATACGAAAAAATATTGGGATGGTGTTTCAGCACTTTCATTTGTTTCCGCATATGACGGTTTTGGAAAATGTGACGTATGCACCGCAAAAAGTAAAAAACCTCTCAAAACAAGAAGCAAAAAGACTCGGAAAAGAGTTACTTGCAAAAGTTGGATTAACGGATAAGGAAGACGCCTACCCTAATCGTTTATCAGGCGGACAAAAGCAGCGGGTTGCGATTGCGAGAGCACTTGCGATGGAACCAGAAATTATGCTTTTTGATGAGCCGACATCTGCACTTGACCCGGAAATGGTAAAAGAAGTGCTTGATGTTATGAAGGATTTGGCTACAACTGGGATGACAATGGTCATTGTTACACATGAGATGAACTTTGCGAAGGAAGTCGCGGACAAAGTATTGTTTCTTGATGGCGGTGTTTTGATGGAAGAAGGAGACCCAAAGGAATTCTTCACAAACCCGAAAACAAACCGTGCAAAGGATTTTTTAGACAAAGTATTATAA
- a CDS encoding amino acid ABC transporter permease has product MNLDFNQIVPYIPFIMKGIGATLQFVSISIIVGFILGTLLAICKITKVPVLKWIADAYTSIFRGTPLILQLMIIYFAVPQLTGIDITAFVSAVLAFGLNSAAYVSEIIRAGIMAVDKGQTEAAEALGVPYKSMMLNIILPQAFKNILPALMNEFITLTKESAIVSTIGYLDLMRRAQIVGADIYRNFEPLLFAGLIYWVMVFILTKIGGLVERRMRQSD; this is encoded by the coding sequence ATGAATTTGGACTTTAACCAAATCGTGCCTTATATTCCTTTTATAATGAAAGGAATAGGGGCAACATTACAGTTTGTAAGTATATCGATTATTGTAGGATTTATTCTTGGTACATTATTAGCAATCTGCAAAATTACAAAGGTACCTGTATTAAAATGGATTGCAGATGCGTATACGTCTATTTTTAGAGGGACACCGCTTATTTTGCAATTAATGATTATCTATTTTGCAGTGCCACAGCTGACAGGAATTGATATAACGGCATTTGTTTCAGCGGTGCTTGCATTTGGTCTGAACTCAGCTGCATATGTATCTGAAATTATTCGTGCTGGAATTATGGCGGTTGATAAGGGGCAAACAGAAGCGGCAGAAGCGCTTGGGGTTCCATATAAATCCATGATGCTGAATATTATCCTGCCACAGGCTTTTAAAAATATTCTTCCTGCATTGATGAATGAGTTTATTACATTAACAAAGGAATCAGCTATCGTTTCTACAATTGGTTATTTAGATTTAATGCGCCGAGCACAAATTGTCGGTGCAGATATTTATCGTAATTTTGAGCCGCTTTTATTTGCTGGACTAATTTATTGGGTAATGGTATTCATTCTCACGAAAATTGGTGGACTTGTAGAACGGAGGATGAGACAGAGTGATTAA
- a CDS encoding spore coat protein: protein MTRHKEWRALDHCDNHNNNNADVEQEAVQHDTVKQVSDEWIIIKNSEDVHVTTTDTQAAVSLQLGIQAAIAVVLSITIGDSERAKDVLQDFRQVSRTRQSNRQKTVVDCSKHVQITTTDIDITINIQLLLQILIAIVISLDIL, encoded by the coding sequence ATGACAAGGCATAAAGAATGGCGAGCTTTAGATCACTGTGATAATCATAACAATAATAATGCAGACGTTGAACAAGAAGCTGTACAGCATGATACAGTAAAGCAAGTTTCAGATGAATGGATCATTATTAAAAACTCTGAGGATGTTCATGTTACGACAACAGATACGCAAGCTGCGGTTTCCCTGCAACTTGGTATACAGGCAGCAATCGCAGTAGTCCTTAGTATAACAATTGGGGATTCAGAACGGGCGAAGGATGTCTTGCAAGACTTCAGACAGGTTTCTAGAACGAGACAGAGCAATCGCCAAAAAACAGTGGTAGATTGTTCAAAACATGTCCAGATTACTACAACAGACATCGATATAACAATTAATATTCAACTATTGTTACAGATCCTTATTGCTATCGTTATAAGCTTAGATATACTTTAG
- a CDS encoding NAD(P)-dependent oxidoreductase, whose product MLTKEKTIGFIGTGVMGKSMARNLHQDGYKINVYTRTKKKANDLLELGASWKSSTAELAAASDVIITMVGYPIDVEEVYFGEAGILENAKAGSFVIDMTTSKPSLAKTIYQKAKERNIHALDAPVSGGDVGARNGRLSIMVGGEEEAFSALLPLFDVIGKNIMRQGEAGAGQYTKMVNQITIASTMIGVCEAIVYAKKAGLDPERVLENISSGAAGSFSLSVLGPRMLAGDFSPGFYIKHFIKDMTIALESAEELGLETPGLSLALKLYKELAVNGEEDSGTQALIKWFEAQ is encoded by the coding sequence ATGCTGACTAAAGAGAAGACGATAGGGTTCATCGGAACTGGTGTTATGGGAAAAAGCATGGCAAGAAACCTGCATCAGGATGGATATAAAATTAACGTCTACACACGTACAAAGAAAAAGGCGAATGATTTATTGGAGCTTGGCGCTTCCTGGAAAAGCTCCACAGCAGAGCTTGCTGCAGCATCGGATGTCATTATTACAATGGTTGGGTATCCAATTGATGTAGAAGAGGTATATTTTGGCGAAGCTGGTATTTTGGAAAATGCTAAAGCTGGAAGCTTTGTAATCGATATGACAACCTCCAAACCATCATTAGCGAAAACCATTTATCAAAAGGCAAAAGAAAGGAACATACATGCATTAGATGCCCCTGTTTCTGGTGGAGATGTGGGCGCGAGAAATGGCAGGTTATCTATTATGGTTGGCGGAGAGGAAGAGGCCTTTTCAGCACTCCTTCCATTATTTGACGTAATTGGTAAGAATATTATGCGACAAGGTGAAGCAGGAGCTGGCCAGTATACGAAGATGGTGAATCAAATAACGATTGCCAGTACAATGATCGGTGTTTGCGAAGCCATTGTATATGCAAAAAAGGCAGGACTTGATCCGGAGCGTGTATTGGAGAATATCTCATCTGGTGCTGCAGGAAGTTTTTCACTTTCCGTACTTGGCCCACGTATGCTCGCAGGCGACTTTTCCCCCGGATTTTACATTAAGCATTTCATTAAAGATATGACGATTGCACTTGAATCTGCAGAAGAACTTGGACTAGAGACTCCAGGATTATCCTTAGCATTGAAGCTATACAAGGAGCTTGCAGTAAACGGCGAGGAAGATAGCGGAACACAGGCATTGATTAAATGGTTTGAAGCACAGTGA
- a CDS encoding M20 family metallopeptidase — protein MKQQLTKEIEGIKQQLCDISDYLYEHPELGDQEYQSMQKLVAFLKEHQFEIKTNIAGRETAFKAEFNSGKPGPKIAYLAEYDALPGVGHGCGHNLIGTMSAGAAAALSKLIHETGGSVVVLGTPAEETNGAKVPMSEQGTFDDIDAAMIVHPGGTSHESGESLAMDAIQFRYFGKSSHAAASPEQGINALDSVIQLFNGINALRQHVTSDVRIHGIISEGGLAANVVPDKATAQFYVRAKSRDYLNEVVEKVKHIAEGAASMTGASVEISNYELSYDNMITNQALSDTYTKNLKQTSNQTVFPPKETYGSIDMGNVSQVVPAIHPYIGMNASELVPHTKEFADTTITEAGHQALRDGALSLAMTGYDVLTDCELLEAIQKEFKKTKNKK, from the coding sequence ATGAAGCAGCAATTAACGAAAGAAATAGAAGGAATTAAACAGCAGCTATGTGATATCAGTGATTATTTATATGAACATCCAGAGCTTGGAGACCAAGAATATCAGTCGATGCAAAAGCTAGTTGCATTTTTAAAAGAACATCAATTTGAAATAAAAACAAATATAGCGGGAAGAGAGACAGCATTTAAAGCAGAATTTAATAGTGGAAAACCAGGCCCCAAAATTGCATATTTAGCAGAATATGATGCATTACCCGGTGTTGGTCATGGCTGTGGTCATAATTTAATCGGAACGATGAGCGCTGGTGCTGCAGCTGCACTAAGTAAACTTATCCATGAGACAGGTGGAAGTGTAGTTGTGCTTGGGACACCGGCAGAAGAAACAAACGGAGCCAAAGTACCTATGAGTGAGCAAGGTACATTTGATGATATTGATGCAGCGATGATTGTTCACCCTGGAGGGACCTCTCATGAGAGTGGAGAATCACTCGCAATGGATGCCATCCAATTCAGATATTTTGGAAAATCATCACATGCAGCAGCTTCTCCAGAGCAGGGGATTAATGCACTGGATAGTGTGATTCAATTATTTAATGGGATAAACGCACTTCGCCAGCATGTCACTTCAGATGTACGAATTCATGGAATTATTTCAGAAGGTGGCCTGGCGGCAAACGTTGTTCCGGACAAAGCGACAGCGCAGTTTTATGTCCGAGCAAAAAGCCGTGATTATTTGAATGAAGTTGTTGAAAAGGTAAAACATATTGCAGAGGGTGCAGCAAGTATGACGGGTGCTTCAGTCGAAATATCTAACTATGAATTAAGCTATGACAATATGATCACAAATCAGGCACTATCTGACACATACACGAAAAACTTGAAGCAAACGAGTAATCAAACTGTTTTTCCACCAAAGGAGACATATGGTTCGATTGATATGGGGAATGTAAGCCAGGTTGTTCCAGCAATCCATCCTTATATTGGCATGAATGCATCAGAACTCGTTCCGCATACAAAGGAGTTTGCTGATACCACTATAACAGAAGCTGGACATCAAGCCCTTCGTGATGGCGCACTATCATTAGCAATGACAGGCTATGATGTATTAACAGATTGTGAATTACTGGAAGCAATACAAAAGGAATTTAAAAAAACAAAAAATAAAAAATAA
- a CDS encoding spore coat protein translates to MAVYRRSRDTEDYSNNGQHHFYAEAEEHRNCGCENNCNGRCRNESRNESRFDDNFFNNDDATVSQDGGEFAFMEQESAELIWVKESCNIEINTTDTQAGVSLQAGLQLAIALVLRITIGDSDRSEGISQELMQQFDMTQSNRQKIYIYNTKDATVTTTDTDLAINIQLLLQLLLALVVIVDIF, encoded by the coding sequence ATGGCAGTTTATAGAAGGTCAAGAGATACTGAAGACTATAGTAATAACGGCCAACATCATTTTTATGCAGAAGCTGAAGAACATCGCAACTGTGGATGTGAAAATAATTGTAACGGCAGATGCAGAAATGAGTCCAGAAATGAATCAAGATTTGATGACAACTTTTTTAATAATGACGATGCAACGGTTTCCCAAGACGGTGGCGAATTTGCATTTATGGAACAGGAGTCAGCCGAGCTTATTTGGGTAAAAGAATCCTGTAATATCGAGATTAATACCACAGATACCCAGGCGGGGGTCTCTTTGCAAGCTGGACTACAACTAGCAATCGCTTTAGTGCTTAGAATTACAATCGGGGACTCTGATCGAAGTGAAGGAATATCTCAAGAGCTAATGCAGCAGTTTGATATGACTCAATCCAATCGGCAAAAAATCTATATTTATAATACAAAAGATGCAACGGTTACAACGACGGACACAGATCTAGCAATTAATATACAGTTATTGCTGCAATTACTGTTAGCTCTGGTAGTTATTGTAGATATTTTCTAA
- a CDS encoding ABC transporter substrate-binding protein, protein MKFSLKLFLAAAIIALLAACGTSETENGNENNTGSDDTGNKEVLTMATSADFPPFESYDTEGNFIGFDIELAQLIADELGYELKIEDMNFDGLVGALQAGRVDMVMAGMSATEDRRKNVDFSTEYNRSGEMFVTKKDAPVESLEDLKGKTVGVQLGTIQEEGADELSKEYGFEVKKVDTAGILVQEMNSNRLDVMYMDKEVATGYIESQGFVGFDDPTTVSPGMAIAFPKDSELVEEVNTVLEELQSNGKIEELQEKWLTESE, encoded by the coding sequence ATGAAATTTTCATTAAAGCTATTCTTGGCAGCAGCAATTATTGCTCTATTGGCGGCATGTGGAACAAGTGAAACAGAAAATGGAAATGAAAATAATACAGGTTCAGACGATACAGGAAATAAGGAAGTACTAACGATGGCAACATCAGCAGACTTCCCGCCATTTGAATCCTATGATACAGAAGGTAATTTTATTGGATTTGATATTGAACTAGCACAATTAATTGCCGATGAATTAGGCTATGAGCTAAAGATTGAAGATATGAATTTTGATGGTCTGGTTGGTGCTCTGCAAGCTGGACGTGTGGATATGGTTATGGCGGGAATGAGTGCAACAGAGGATAGAAGAAAAAATGTTGATTTTTCTACCGAATATAATCGTTCTGGCGAAATGTTTGTAACGAAGAAAGATGCACCAGTAGAAAGCTTGGAAGATTTAAAAGGGAAAACGGTAGGCGTTCAGCTTGGAACCATTCAAGAAGAGGGTGCCGATGAATTGAGTAAAGAATATGGCTTTGAAGTGAAAAAAGTGGATACAGCAGGGATCTTAGTGCAAGAAATGAATTCGAATCGTCTTGATGTAATGTATATGGATAAAGAAGTAGCGACAGGTTATATTGAATCACAAGGATTTGTTGGCTTTGATGATCCAACAACCGTATCTCCTGGAATGGCAATTGCATTCCCGAAAGATAGCGAATTAGTGGAAGAAGTTAATACGGTACTGGAAGAACTTCAGTCCAATGGGAAAATTGAAGAATTACAGGAAAAATGGTTAACAGAATCAGAATAG
- a CDS encoding class I SAM-dependent methyltransferase — MATFNWKSEAETEWDKRAVFWNKRSRNMWDTGSRKDILPFMKNYLNESSKLLDIGCGDGYGSFKLSKSGYEVTGVDLSPEMIRLAKSREDDICFLQGDVNKLPFAEEHFDGVLAINVLEWVQDPFHALREMKRVVNKNGIICVGILGPTAGPRANSYPRLLGQKAICNTMMPWEFSKLASELSFEDVDSYGVYKAGVEERHYYDLPLKLKQSLSFMWIFMLRNAGV, encoded by the coding sequence ATGGCAACATTTAATTGGAAATCCGAAGCGGAAACCGAGTGGGATAAACGAGCTGTTTTCTGGAATAAACGAAGCCGTAATATGTGGGATACTGGAAGCAGAAAAGATATACTTCCATTTATGAAAAATTATTTAAATGAAAGCAGTAAGCTGCTTGATATTGGCTGTGGGGATGGGTATGGATCATTTAAACTATCCAAGAGCGGCTATGAAGTAACTGGTGTAGATTTATCACCGGAAATGATTCGGCTTGCAAAATCCAGGGAGGACGATATCTGCTTTTTGCAAGGTGATGTAAACAAGCTTCCATTTGCAGAAGAGCATTTTGATGGAGTATTGGCGATCAATGTACTGGAATGGGTCCAAGATCCTTTTCATGCTTTACGGGAAATGAAGCGCGTTGTAAACAAAAATGGGATAATCTGTGTTGGTATTCTTGGTCCGACAGCTGGCCCGCGAGCAAATAGTTATCCACGTTTGCTTGGGCAAAAGGCAATTTGCAACACGATGATGCCATGGGAATTTAGCAAGCTTGCTTCCGAACTGTCATTCGAAGATGTTGACAGCTATGGTGTTTATAAAGCGGGGGTTGAGGAACGACATTATTATGATCTTCCGTTAAAATTAAAGCAATCACTTTCTTTTATGTGGATTTTTATGTTGAGAAATGCAGGTGTGTAA
- a CDS encoding TraR/DksA C4-type zinc finger protein: MSRKEQLSKFKEALTTRQSELIKQVQDHFGMKYEFAQEASGELSNYDNHPGDTGTELFERGKDLALNEHAEKELEEINEALHALEEGTYGICKICGADIPYERLAAVPTTDTCIEHAKSKVFNRGRPVEEEVFSPNINPDEVTDEEQVGYDAEDAWQEVSRYGTSESPSDFYGDKEHYNDMFPNSDENVGYVEDLENYIAADIHGKYTGVAPNHNKHEE, from the coding sequence ATGAGCCGTAAAGAGCAACTATCCAAATTCAAAGAAGCATTAACAACCCGGCAATCGGAGCTGATCAAACAAGTCCAGGACCATTTTGGGATGAAATATGAATTTGCCCAAGAAGCATCTGGTGAATTGTCGAATTATGATAATCATCCAGGTGATACAGGAACTGAACTATTTGAACGTGGGAAGGATTTAGCACTCAATGAACATGCTGAAAAAGAATTAGAAGAAATTAATGAAGCATTACACGCGTTAGAAGAAGGGACATACGGCATATGCAAAATATGCGGTGCAGATATTCCTTACGAGCGTTTAGCTGCAGTCCCAACAACAGATACATGTATAGAACATGCAAAATCCAAAGTGTTTAATCGTGGACGTCCAGTTGAAGAAGAAGTATTCAGTCCAAATATAAATCCGGACGAAGTAACAGATGAGGAGCAGGTTGGCTATGATGCAGAAGATGCATGGCAGGAGGTTAGCCGCTATGGAACATCCGAATCACCATCTGATTTCTATGGTGATAAAGAGCATTATAATGATATGTTTCCAAACAGTGATGAAAACGTAGGATATGTTGAAGACTTAGAAAATTACATTGCAGCAGATATTCATGGGAAATATACTGGTGTCGCACCAAATCATAACAAACATGAGGAATAA
- a CDS encoding spore coat protein gives MSDESKRRIPEKVVDLMVDSIFRKNGIKPEELKKNLSDEQKQMLKEMVEDLKTQVDQFNKKNTQQTDE, from the coding sequence GTGAGTGATGAATCGAAGAGAAGAATACCGGAAAAAGTGGTTGATCTAATGGTCGATAGTATTTTCAGGAAAAATGGCATTAAACCAGAAGAATTAAAGAAAAACTTATCGGATGAGCAGAAGCAAATGTTAAAAGAAATGGTAGAAGATTTAAAAACACAAGTAGATCAATTCAATAAAAAAAATACGCAGCAAACAGATGAGTAA
- a CDS encoding rhodanese-related sulfurtransferase, with translation MESNQNYRVLLYYNYVHIDDPESFAAEHLKFCKELELKGRILVAKEGINGTVSGTVEQTNKYMEAMQHDPRFADMVFKIDAHDGHAFKKMHVRPRKELVTLRLEDDINPLKTTGKYLSPKEFKQALLDEDTVVLDARNDYEFDLGHFRGAIRPDIKTFRDLPKWVRENKDMLEGKKVLTYCTGGIRCEKFSGWLVEEGFEDVGQLHGGIVTYGKDPEVQGDLWDGQLYVFDERISVPVNRKEHVVVGVDYFDGEPCERYVNCANPECNKQILCSEENEHKHLRGCSHTCRVTSRNLYVKEHNLSVEEVEARLALLGESLKQEA, from the coding sequence ATGGAAAGCAATCAAAATTATCGGGTTTTATTGTACTATAACTATGTGCATATCGACGATCCAGAAAGCTTTGCAGCTGAACATCTCAAGTTTTGTAAAGAACTTGAATTAAAAGGCCGCATCTTAGTAGCTAAGGAAGGTATCAATGGTACCGTTTCTGGAACAGTTGAACAAACAAACAAATACATGGAAGCAATGCAACATGACCCACGCTTTGCAGACATGGTATTTAAAATTGATGCACATGATGGACATGCGTTTAAGAAGATGCATGTACGTCCACGTAAAGAATTAGTTACACTTCGTTTAGAAGATGATATTAATCCACTTAAAACAACAGGAAAATATTTAAGTCCAAAAGAGTTTAAACAAGCTTTATTGGATGAAGATACTGTTGTGTTGGATGCACGTAATGACTATGAATTCGATCTTGGTCATTTTCGCGGTGCAATTCGTCCAGACATTAAAACATTCCGCGACCTGCCAAAATGGGTACGTGAAAATAAAGACATGCTAGAGGGCAAAAAGGTTTTAACATACTGCACAGGTGGTATTCGCTGTGAGAAATTCTCCGGCTGGCTTGTTGAAGAAGGCTTTGAAGATGTTGGTCAATTACACGGCGGAATTGTTACCTATGGGAAAGATCCAGAAGTACAAGGGGATCTATGGGATGGACAATTATACGTATTTGACGAGCGTATCTCTGTACCTGTAAATCGAAAAGAACACGTTGTAGTCGGCGTTGATTATTTCGATGGTGAACCATGCGAACGTTATGTAAACTGTGCAAATCCTGAATGCAATAAACAAATCCTTTGCTCTGAAGAGAATGAACATAAACATTTACGCGGATGCTCCCACACTTGTCGTGTAACCTCACGTAATCTTTACGTGAAGGAACACAATCTTTCTGTAGAAGAAGTGGAAGCACGTTTAGCACTTCTTGGTGAAAGTTTGAAGCAAGAAGCGTAA
- a CDS encoding dipeptide epimerase, whose amino-acid sequence MKITEIEIFAIQLPLIQPFIISYERYDSMPSIIVKLTTDTGIVGYGESVFDEHITGETWDSTYALLRTKLAPAVIGENPLHMERIHDKMDKLVKGVPTAKAAIDIACHDAAAKSLGVPVYTLLGGRYHDKFPITHVLSIGTPEEMAEEAAERVEQGYRSFKIKVGTEVAEDVKRIRSIRDRVGEDIALRVDVNQGWQTSSQTLQALEKLKDLSIDWLEQPVLGDDIDAMKEVKTKSSIPMMIDEGLQGMKDMRDIIAKRAADKVNIKLMKCGGIYPANKLAHMAEMAGITCQVGSMVESSVGSAAGFHVAFSKKIITSVELTGPLKFAKDVGNLKYEVPFIQLNEKPGLGIDIDEAILQELTIHSERISR is encoded by the coding sequence ATGAAAATCACTGAAATTGAAATCTTTGCGATTCAGCTCCCACTTATCCAGCCGTTTATTATTAGCTATGAAAGGTATGACTCCATGCCTTCTATTATTGTGAAGCTAACGACAGATACTGGAATCGTCGGTTACGGAGAAAGTGTGTTTGATGAGCATATTACTGGAGAAACATGGGATAGTACGTATGCGTTGCTGCGAACAAAATTAGCTCCAGCAGTTATCGGGGAAAATCCATTACATATGGAACGAATCCATGATAAGATGGACAAATTAGTTAAAGGAGTTCCAACAGCAAAAGCTGCAATTGATATCGCTTGTCATGATGCTGCTGCAAAATCGTTAGGTGTTCCGGTTTATACACTTTTAGGTGGGCGTTACCATGATAAATTCCCAATTACCCATGTGCTAAGTATTGGCACTCCGGAAGAAATGGCGGAAGAAGCGGCTGAACGAGTTGAACAAGGCTATCGTTCCTTTAAAATTAAAGTTGGTACAGAAGTAGCTGAGGATGTGAAGCGAATTCGCAGTATTCGTGATCGTGTAGGTGAGGATATTGCCCTTCGTGTTGATGTCAATCAAGGTTGGCAAACAAGCTCTCAAACATTACAAGCGTTGGAAAAGCTAAAGGATTTATCGATTGACTGGCTAGAGCAACCAGTGCTTGGAGATGATATCGATGCAATGAAAGAAGTAAAAACAAAGTCATCGATTCCAATGATGATTGATGAAGGCTTACAAGGTATGAAAGATATGCGAGATATTATCGCAAAGCGTGCAGCAGATAAAGTAAACATTAAACTCATGAAATGTGGCGGTATCTACCCAGCGAATAAACTGGCACATATGGCTGAAATGGCAGGAATAACGTGTCAGGTTGGTTCAATGGTCGAGTCATCTGTCGGATCAGCGGCTGGATTTCATGTAGCCTTTTCGAAAAAAATAATAACGAGTGTTGAATTAACAGGTCCTTTAAAATTTGCAAAAGATGTCGGTAATTTGAAGTACGAGGTACCGTTTATCCAATTAAATGAAAAACCAGGACTTGGAATTGATATAGACGAAGCAATTTTACAAGAGTTAACCATACATTCAGAAAGGATTAGTCGATGA